From the Brachyhypopomus gauderio isolate BG-103 chromosome 5, BGAUD_0.2, whole genome shotgun sequence genome, one window contains:
- the LOC143514709 gene encoding TGF-beta receptor type-2-like has protein sequence MERLWFSVYWYGEIFFGISLMSGHTEGLPFNQLCKFCDVTLTDCKPTGSCLSNCNISSICERREEVCVAAWHRDGEITTVETVCHDPSLTFHGIMLENYKSTKCEMKQIKALGPHFYMCSCTGEECNDELIFTPLTAPPDDTIPRVPVILASLPSILLLVLLIISVLYCCRVRVFHHSRFRRRSECKGPAHSDSETHDIISNEEHCSEATSEA, from the exons ATGGAGCGTCTATGGTTTTCCGTTTATTGGTATGGAGAGATATTCTTCGGCATTTCGCTTATGAGTGGGCACACTG AAGGACTTCCCTTCAACCAACTCTGCAAGTTCTGTGACGTTACACTAACTGACTGCAAACCCACTGGAAGCTGTCTGTCCAACTGTAACATCTCCTCCATCTGTGAAAGACGGGAGGAGGTCTGCGTAGCTGCATG gcACAGGGATGGAGAGATCACGACTGTGGAGACTGTTTGCCATGATCCCTCACTGACCTTCCATGGTATCATGCTGGAGAACTACAAAAGCACAAAGTGTGAGATGAAGCAGATTAAAGCACTGGGCCCACACTTCTACATGTGCTCCTGTACAGGGGAGGAGTGTAATGATGAACTCATCTTTACaccat TAACGGCGCCTCCAGATGACACAATCCCTCGTGTTCCTGTGATTCTTGCCAGCCTACCTTCCATCCTGCTGCTGGTGCTTCTCATCATCTCTGTCCTCTACTGCTGCCGCGTGCGTGTCTTCCACCACAGCCGGTTCAGGAGGCGGAGTGAGTGCAAGGGCCCTGCCCACAGTGACAGCGAgacacatgacatcatcagcaaCGAGGAGCACTGTTCAGAGGCAACATCTGAAGCCTAA